Proteins co-encoded in one Bacillus sp. FSL H8-0547 genomic window:
- a CDS encoding spore germination protein: MPAIIGPICINSVGGGVVNFGDSFYLSPKSSSKTASGSGGGNTGDFIIVNNIVSATNSLDPDVNDQNIVANN; encoded by the coding sequence ATGCCAGCAATCATCGGTCCGATCTGCATTAACTCTGTCGGCGGCGGTGTCGTAAACTTTGGTGATTCCTTTTATCTGTCTCCAAAAAGCTCATCAAAGACAGCTTCCGGTTCTGGCGGCGGAAATACAGGCGACTTTATCATAGTCAACAACATCGTAAGTGCAACCAACTCGCTAGACCCAGATGTGAATGATCAGAATATTGTGGCTAATAATTAG
- a CDS encoding HNH endonuclease yields MAKKQLGTCELCKRQEVETTEHHLTPKEMGGTFMPTAMLCIPCHKQIHALYTNDELAVRLNTIHDLRSDPKISSFIKWIRKQPSSKLVRTRKSNERKKRK; encoded by the coding sequence ATGGCAAAGAAACAACTTGGAACATGCGAGCTGTGCAAAAGGCAGGAGGTTGAAACAACAGAACACCATTTAACCCCGAAGGAAATGGGCGGAACCTTCATGCCGACCGCGATGCTCTGCATTCCTTGCCATAAACAGATCCATGCCCTCTATACAAATGACGAGCTTGCTGTAAGGCTGAATACGATTCATGACCTGAGAAGCGATCCGAAAATTTCAAGCTTCATCAAATGGATCCGCAAGCAGCCGTCCTCAAAGCTTGTCAGAACAAGAAAATCAAACGAGCGGAAGAAACGGAAATGA